One region of Heliomicrobium undosum genomic DNA includes:
- the ftsX gene encoding permease-like cell division protein FtsX: MKVQTFGYFFREAFRSMWQNGWMSVASISTVTISLLILGISLLLVMNTHYAAATIESDLEIVVSLKNDIDAKQTQSVADKLRGNSRVAEVLFVSKQDAMSAMRKQVRPELLRALGEDNPFPDQFKVKAKDPNDVSSLAEEFGKIPGVELVKYGQGVVERLLKLTQWVRVVGLSVMGLIGLASIFLISTTIRLTVFARRREVSIMKFVGATNWFIRWPFLLEGTFLGLIGSLAAVALVYALYTPVAEYVRTSLPFVPLRADSGFLLTISEIILAAGVFIGALGSSISLRKFLKV; encoded by the coding sequence ATGAAAGTGCAGACCTTTGGCTATTTTTTTCGGGAAGCCTTCCGTTCCATGTGGCAAAACGGCTGGATGAGCGTCGCCTCCATCTCGACGGTCACCATCTCCCTGCTGATCCTGGGCATCTCCTTGCTCCTGGTGATGAACACCCACTACGCCGCCGCCACCATCGAATCGGACCTGGAGATCGTCGTCTCCCTGAAAAACGATATCGACGCCAAGCAGACCCAGAGCGTCGCTGACAAGCTGCGCGGCAACAGCCGCGTGGCTGAGGTGCTTTTCGTCTCCAAACAGGACGCCATGAGCGCCATGCGCAAACAGGTGCGGCCGGAGCTTTTGCGCGCCCTCGGGGAAGACAACCCCTTCCCTGATCAGTTTAAGGTGAAGGCCAAGGATCCCAACGATGTGAGTTCCCTCGCCGAGGAGTTCGGCAAGATTCCCGGGGTGGAACTGGTGAAATACGGCCAGGGCGTCGTCGAGCGCCTGCTCAAACTGACCCAGTGGGTGCGCGTCGTCGGCTTGTCGGTGATGGGCCTGATCGGCCTGGCCTCCATCTTCCTCATTTCGACGACGATCCGCTTGACCGTCTTCGCCCGCCGCCGCGAGGTCAGCATCATGAAGTTTGTCGGCGCCACCAACTGGTTCATCCGCTGGCCCTTTTTGCTGGAAGGCACCTTCTTGGGCCTGATCGGCTCCCTGGCGGCGGTGGCCCTGGTCTACGCCTTGTATACGCCCGTGGCCGAGTATGTGCGCACATCGCTGCCCTTTGTCCCCTTGCGCGCCGACAGCGGCTTTTTGCTGACCATCAGCGAGATCATCCTCGCCGCCGGCGTCTTCATCGGCGCCCTGGGCAGCAGCATTTCCTTGCGCAAATTCTTGAAGGTGTAG
- a CDS encoding redox-sensing transcriptional repressor Rex, with product MKMLKIPEPTVVRLSLYSRFLNQASSKGIDIISSDEIGAAVGIPSAQVRKDLSYFGEFGIRGVGYRVRELCSQVDKLLCVNQAWPVVIIGAGHLGLAMSGYRGLQDRGFDVIALFDANPAKHGELPNGLSVLPMEKLAETVREKDIRIGIITVPSASAQQVAEALIAAGITAIINFAPTVLNVPPEVEVRNIDLTVNLEVLSFNLGMRG from the coding sequence ATGAAAATGTTAAAGATCCCTGAACCGACTGTGGTCCGGCTCTCCCTGTACTCTCGATTTCTCAATCAGGCTAGCAGCAAAGGCATTGACATAATCTCCTCTGATGAGATCGGCGCCGCCGTCGGCATCCCGTCGGCCCAGGTCCGCAAGGATCTTTCCTACTTCGGCGAGTTCGGCATCCGCGGTGTCGGCTATCGCGTCCGGGAATTGTGCTCCCAAGTGGATAAGCTGCTCTGTGTCAATCAGGCCTGGCCCGTCGTCATCATCGGTGCCGGCCACCTGGGCTTGGCCATGAGCGGCTACAGGGGCTTGCAGGATCGCGGCTTCGATGTGATCGCCCTCTTCGACGCCAATCCGGCCAAGCACGGCGAGTTGCCGAACGGCCTGTCCGTCCTGCCCATGGAGAAATTGGCTGAGACGGTGCGGGAGAAGGATATCCGCATCGGCATCATCACCGTCCCCTCCGCTTCGGCCCAGCAGGTGGCCGAAGCGCTGATCGCGGCGGGCATCACCGCCATCATCAACTTCGCGCCCACGGTCCTCAACGTTCCGCCCGAGGTGGAGGTCCGCAATATCGACTTGACGGTGAACCTTGAGGTGCTCAGTTTCAACCTGGGGATGCGGGGTTAA
- a CDS encoding transketolase family protein — protein MMKKIATRDAYGRALAQLGGEKADVVVLDADLAKSTKTIDFAKVYPDRFFDMGIAEQNLMGTAAGLAAVGKIPFASTFAMFATGRAFEQIRNSIAYPKLNVKIAATHAGITVGEDGASHQTVEDIALMRVLPNLTVIVPADGPETEGAIRWAAEHKGPVYIRLGRLGVPVINDEASYQFTPGKAVTLRQGKDVSLIATGLMVSVALEAAEALAAEGIEAEVLNIHTIKPIDAEAILDSAARTGCVVTAEEHSVIGGLGSAVAEVLGEGQPVPMGRVGLKDTFGESGKPDELLKKYGLTADAVANAARRAMARKG, from the coding sequence CTGATGAAAAAGATCGCCACCCGTGACGCCTATGGGCGCGCCCTGGCTCAATTGGGCGGGGAAAAGGCCGACGTGGTCGTCCTGGACGCCGACCTGGCCAAATCGACGAAGACCATCGACTTTGCCAAAGTCTACCCGGACCGGTTTTTCGATATGGGCATCGCCGAGCAGAACCTGATGGGGACCGCCGCCGGCCTGGCTGCCGTCGGCAAGATCCCCTTCGCCAGCACCTTTGCCATGTTCGCCACCGGACGGGCTTTTGAGCAGATCCGCAACTCCATCGCCTACCCCAAGTTGAACGTGAAGATCGCCGCCACCCACGCCGGCATCACTGTCGGCGAGGACGGCGCCTCCCACCAGACGGTGGAGGACATCGCCCTGATGCGGGTATTACCCAACCTGACCGTCATCGTGCCGGCCGACGGCCCCGAGACGGAAGGGGCGATCCGCTGGGCCGCCGAGCACAAGGGTCCTGTCTACATCCGCCTGGGCCGCCTGGGCGTCCCGGTCATCAACGATGAAGCCAGCTATCAGTTCACCCCCGGCAAGGCCGTCACCTTGCGCCAGGGCAAGGATGTGTCCCTCATCGCCACCGGCCTCATGGTCAGCGTCGCCCTGGAGGCGGCGGAAGCGCTCGCCGCCGAGGGCATCGAGGCAGAGGTGCTGAACATCCATACCATCAAGCCCATCGACGCTGAGGCGATCCTGGATTCCGCCGCTCGGACCGGCTGCGTCGTCACGGCGGAAGAGCACTCCGTCATCGGCGGTCTCGGATCGGCTGTCGCAGAAGTCCTCGGTGAAGGTCAGCCCGTTCCTATGGGGCGGGTCGGTCTCAAAGACACCTTCGGCGAGTCGGGCAAACCGGATGAACTGCTGAAGAAGTATGGCCTGACGGCCGATGCCGTCGCCAACGCCGCCCGGCGGGCGATGGCGCGGAAAGGATAG
- a CDS encoding PDZ domain-containing protein: protein MEPWDLIRLVLEAMEALLMHPQEYPSFWVFLFIIALLYRRQSRMKAELFQLEREGWWRPVLYSAAYGVIAGFLGSLLMIFFGITIVAAGFIYLLPVALLLAMINVRYMCYAYAGGLISLAALIMGWREVSVAQIMGLVAILHLVEALLIYLSGHLSRLPVFIAHHKGMTVGAFNLQSFWPIPLLVLTLLPVPLDSGLPWQEIATPDWWPLIQQPPIDYDAAKEIAVLFPLPIVALLGYGDLAVTRLPEEHARRSAAHLALYSAILLALAVVASNVPALAVLPALFGPLGHEALILWSQRREMSGPPLFTPSLRGLRVLDTGAGSPAERLGLRAGDVVGRINGMTVVSKRDMVIALSWSPIDVDVDYLPGGEGAVWKRGSVAKGWNEPLGLIAAPDPEEPPLVKLQAGGILARPLAWLVGVWRGKRG from the coding sequence ATGGAACCTTGGGATCTGATCCGGCTGGTCCTGGAGGCGATGGAAGCCCTCCTCATGCATCCGCAGGAATACCCGTCTTTTTGGGTATTCCTTTTCATCATTGCCCTCCTCTACCGGCGCCAGAGCCGGATGAAGGCGGAGTTGTTTCAATTGGAACGGGAGGGCTGGTGGCGTCCGGTCCTCTACTCGGCCGCCTACGGCGTCATTGCCGGCTTTCTCGGCTCATTGCTGATGATCTTTTTCGGGATCACCATCGTGGCGGCCGGCTTCATCTACCTCCTGCCGGTGGCCTTGCTGCTGGCGATGATCAACGTGCGCTACATGTGTTACGCCTACGCGGGCGGCCTGATCTCCCTGGCCGCCCTGATCATGGGCTGGCGTGAGGTCAGCGTGGCCCAGATCATGGGGCTCGTCGCCATCTTGCACCTGGTGGAGGCCTTGCTGATCTACCTCTCGGGCCACCTGAGCCGCCTGCCCGTCTTCATCGCCCACCACAAGGGGATGACGGTGGGCGCCTTCAACCTGCAGAGCTTCTGGCCCATCCCATTGCTGGTGCTGACCCTGCTGCCGGTCCCCTTAGACAGCGGCCTGCCCTGGCAGGAGATCGCCACACCGGACTGGTGGCCCCTGATCCAGCAGCCCCCGATCGACTATGACGCGGCTAAGGAGATCGCCGTGCTCTTCCCGCTACCCATCGTTGCCCTCCTCGGCTACGGCGACCTGGCCGTCACCCGCTTGCCGGAGGAACACGCCCGCCGCTCGGCGGCGCACCTGGCCCTCTACAGCGCCATCCTGCTTGCCCTGGCTGTCGTCGCCTCCAACGTCCCGGCCCTGGCCGTCCTCCCGGCGCTCTTCGGCCCCCTCGGCCATGAGGCGCTGATCCTCTGGAGCCAGCGGCGGGAAATGAGCGGACCGCCGCTCTTCACCCCCTCCCTGCGGGGACTGCGGGTGCTCGACACCGGCGCCGGATCGCCGGCAGAGCGGCTGGGCCTGCGCGCCGGCGATGTGGTGGGGCGGATCAACGGCATGACCGTGGTGTCGAAGCGGGACATGGTCATCGCCCTGTCCTGGTCGCCCATCGATGTGGACGTGGACTACCTGCCCGGCGGTGAGGGGGCTGTATGGAAGCGAGGGAGCGTCGCCAAGGGCTGGAACGAACCGCTCGGCCTGATCGCCGCGCCTGACCCGGAGGAACCGCCGCTGGTGAAGTTGCAGGCGGGGGGGATATTGGCGAGGCCGCTGGCGTGGCTGGTGGGGGTGTGGAGGGGGAAGAGGGGGTAG
- a CDS encoding murein hydrolase activator EnvC family protein gives MRQRLLIRGLAAGLAAAVLLGIATPGVRLFPLKAAVADELQSKQQELDEVRGMIESTRRELKEKERERQGVLGKLTAVKSEMNRTEVALYDLTRKVKDVEGRIGTAEKEIADAQKRQASQTEALKARLKDMYINGSVSYLDVILQASSFTDFLTRMDLMEKIVESDARLIAKIEAEEKTITERKTELEKRRAELAQLREQTAAQKVILAQQAQETQQVLAQVVNEKESIERMLDEEEAASRQLEAVIRSMQTKQNRPKMGSGPMAHPVPNNTSVSSPYGNRIHPVLKKARFHTGVDFPAPSGTPIHAAQTGVITMAGYYGAYGNTVIIDHGGGTATLYGHMSVINVSDGQTVQKGDVIGQVGSTGWSTGPHLHFEVRVNGNHTDPMPYIGG, from the coding sequence ATGCGACAGCGTCTTCTTATCCGCGGCTTGGCAGCCGGGCTGGCGGCCGCCGTCCTGCTGGGCATCGCGACGCCCGGCGTCCGCCTGTTTCCCCTGAAAGCGGCCGTGGCCGATGAACTGCAGAGCAAGCAGCAGGAACTGGACGAAGTGCGGGGCATGATCGAAAGCACCCGGCGTGAACTGAAGGAAAAAGAGCGAGAGCGCCAGGGCGTGCTGGGAAAACTGACGGCAGTCAAAAGCGAGATGAACCGGACGGAGGTGGCCCTCTACGACTTGACCCGCAAGGTGAAGGATGTCGAGGGGCGCATCGGGACGGCGGAAAAGGAGATCGCCGACGCCCAGAAGCGCCAGGCGTCTCAGACCGAGGCCTTGAAGGCGCGCCTGAAGGATATGTACATCAACGGCAGTGTCTCCTACCTCGATGTGATTCTGCAGGCCAGCAGCTTCACTGACTTTTTGACCCGCATGGACCTCATGGAAAAGATCGTCGAGAGCGACGCCCGCCTGATCGCCAAGATTGAAGCCGAGGAGAAGACGATCACGGAGCGCAAGACCGAACTGGAGAAGCGGCGCGCCGAACTGGCCCAACTGCGGGAACAGACGGCGGCGCAGAAGGTGATCCTGGCCCAGCAGGCCCAGGAGACCCAGCAGGTGCTCGCCCAGGTGGTCAATGAAAAGGAATCGATCGAACGGATGCTCGATGAAGAGGAAGCGGCGTCCCGCCAGTTGGAGGCCGTCATCCGGTCGATGCAGACGAAACAGAACCGGCCCAAGATGGGCAGCGGGCCGATGGCCCACCCTGTTCCCAACAACACCTCCGTCTCGTCCCCCTACGGCAACCGCATCCACCCTGTCTTGAAGAAGGCGCGCTTCCACACCGGCGTCGACTTCCCCGCCCCCTCGGGCACACCGATCCATGCCGCCCAGACGGGCGTCATAACCATGGCCGGCTACTACGGCGCCTACGGCAACACGGTGATCATCGACCATGGCGGCGGAACGGCTACCCTCTACGGCCACATGTCGGTGATCAATGTCAGCGACGGACAGACGGTGCAGAAGGGCGACGTCATCGGGCAGGTCGGCTCGACCGGCTGGAGCACGGGACCACACCTGCACTTTGAAGTCCGCGTCAACGGAAACCATACCGACCCCATGCCCTACATCGGCGGCTGA
- the ftsE gene encoding cell division ATP-binding protein FtsE, translating into MIQMFNVSKTYANGVKALVDVNVRIHKGSFVFLVGPSGAGKSTFTKLIFREEAPTRGQILFDGRSLVRMRDSEVPFLRRQIGVVFQDFRLLPNKSVYDNVAFAMEIVEASSKRIRQRVPQVLEMVGLGKKAELLPNQLSGGEQQRVSIARAIVNDPMLIIADEPTGNLDPETAQEIMNLLLEINRRGTTIIMATHAKDIVDSMRKRVIAIEGGRIVRDEERGSYEQERGVIR; encoded by the coding sequence ATGATTCAGATGTTTAACGTCTCAAAGACCTATGCCAACGGGGTAAAGGCGCTTGTGGACGTAAACGTTCGCATACACAAGGGGAGTTTTGTCTTTCTCGTCGGCCCTTCGGGCGCGGGAAAATCGACCTTTACCAAGTTGATCTTCCGGGAAGAGGCGCCGACGCGCGGCCAGATCCTCTTTGACGGCCGGTCCCTCGTGCGCATGCGCGACTCGGAGGTGCCCTTCCTGCGCCGCCAGATCGGCGTCGTCTTCCAGGACTTTCGCCTGCTCCCCAACAAGAGCGTCTATGACAACGTGGCCTTCGCCATGGAGATCGTCGAAGCGTCTTCAAAGCGCATCCGCCAGCGGGTGCCCCAGGTGCTGGAGATGGTGGGTCTCGGCAAAAAGGCCGAACTGCTGCCGAACCAGCTCTCCGGCGGCGAGCAGCAGCGCGTCTCCATCGCCCGGGCTATCGTCAACGACCCTATGTTGATCATCGCTGACGAGCCGACAGGCAACCTGGACCCGGAGACGGCCCAGGAGATCATGAACCTTTTGCTGGAGATCAACCGTCGCGGCACCACCATCATCATGGCCACCCACGCCAAAGACATCGTCGACAGCATGCGCAAGCGGGTCATCGCCATCGAGGGCGGCCGCATCGTTCGCGACGAGGAACGGGGCAGCTATGAGCAGGAGCGGGGGGTGATCCGATGA
- a CDS encoding S41 family peptidase, which yields MAGRRSGPVLFIVLVLLSSLLLTGSLAMAALGDTQNVGNMIKVVRLVTTEYLEPVSVNDLVNGAMKGMVAALKDPYSVYMEPKEYKHLTEQIEGAFTGIGVYINKKDTNQMVVVSPIKGGPAERAGLKSGDVIVKVNGEDVADMDVDVAVSKIKGPEGTEVNLTVFREASKSLLEFKINREKVNIPVVTAEVAKKDSHVGVLRISQFNMAASSEVDRAIQGFKDKKVKGIIMDLRDNPGGELRAAVNIASHFVPQGLVVSVVDRQGRSETYETTREYLNIPVVVLINGGSASASEIVAGAVKDSGTGALVGTKTFGKGVVQSLIELGGGAGVKLTTAKYLTPKGNDIHKIGIEPDVKVEPEKTNGASAHGGEEADVQFDKGLETLRTMMK from the coding sequence TTGGCCGGTCGTCGAAGTGGCCCTGTCCTCTTTATTGTTCTCGTCCTCCTCAGCAGCCTCCTCCTGACCGGTTCACTGGCCATGGCCGCGCTGGGCGACACCCAGAACGTGGGCAATATGATCAAGGTCGTCCGGCTGGTGACCACGGAATACCTCGAACCGGTGTCTGTCAACGATCTGGTCAACGGCGCCATGAAAGGCATGGTCGCCGCCTTAAAAGACCCCTACTCGGTCTACATGGAACCGAAGGAATACAAGCACCTCACCGAGCAGATCGAAGGCGCCTTCACCGGGATCGGGGTCTATATCAACAAAAAAGACACCAACCAGATGGTCGTCGTATCGCCGATCAAGGGCGGTCCGGCCGAGCGGGCCGGCCTCAAGTCGGGCGACGTGATCGTCAAGGTCAACGGCGAAGACGTGGCCGACATGGATGTCGATGTGGCCGTATCAAAGATCAAGGGGCCGGAAGGGACGGAAGTCAACCTGACCGTTTTCCGGGAAGCCTCCAAGAGCCTCCTTGAGTTCAAGATCAACCGGGAAAAGGTCAACATCCCCGTCGTCACCGCCGAAGTCGCCAAAAAAGACAGCCATGTGGGCGTCCTGCGCATCAGCCAGTTCAACATGGCCGCTTCCAGCGAGGTGGACCGGGCGATCCAGGGCTTCAAGGACAAAAAGGTCAAAGGGATCATCATGGACCTGCGCGACAACCCCGGCGGTGAACTGAGGGCGGCCGTCAACATCGCCTCCCACTTCGTTCCGCAGGGGCTGGTGGTCTCGGTGGTCGATCGTCAAGGCCGCAGCGAAACCTACGAGACGACGCGCGAGTACCTCAACATCCCCGTCGTGGTGCTGATCAATGGCGGCTCGGCCAGCGCCTCGGAGATCGTCGCCGGCGCTGTCAAAGACAGCGGCACAGGCGCCCTGGTGGGGACGAAGACCTTCGGCAAGGGTGTCGTCCAGTCGCTGATTGAACTGGGCGGCGGCGCCGGCGTCAAATTGACGACGGCCAAGTACCTGACGCCGAAAGGCAACGACATCCATAAGATCGGCATCGAACCCGATGTGAAGGTGGAACCGGAAAAAACGAACGGCGCCTCCGCCCACGGCGGGGAGGAAGCCGATGTTCAGTTTGACAAAGGCCTGGAAACGCTTCGAACGATGATGAAATAA